From Lentimicrobium sp. L6, the proteins below share one genomic window:
- a CDS encoding DUF294 nucleotidyltransferase-like domain-containing protein gives MKNNRSFYLGVALPSALAIVLFIASIHIFFIPFFEKAIMDDKKEMIAELTNTAWSLINEYETEYKNKSLSLAEAKQSAKDRVAQIRYGSDQKDYFWIIDEEPIMIMHPYRPELIGSELKDYYDSNGHKLFVEAANVVKKQEEGFIDYMWQWNDDSTKVVPKLSCVKSFQPWGWIVGTGIYLEDVEEELNELRDSLLIISLFIAFIIAMILFYVVRQSLSIEMKRQKLTEELHESRQKYKTLVEASNEGTLMFLNESIIFSNAKFRAICGFDEKEVSRKKLDELFTTNWDNIHANFLNNTKSFSFESSLICSGNSFKEVVLSISKVEYAKTYGYIITSKEVSKKELVEREHDKFSGEVKTSLLLMKQAIKPLIQSIASCTADTTIQMAANKMGRLNKNFLLIKQNHNILGIVSSQDISIKSVAKGCELNKPITSIMTAPLTTISETASLHEALLMFTSQKVSHLVTTDIENAISGVISYDRIISIQHNTLSYLLFEIENTNTVDELRKIHNKVPTLIQALAESNDHIYDTVAFASSISDRITQKLIDFAIETYGPAPCKFVFIAVGSEGRKEQTLLTDQDNGLIYEDGNDNEKTQEYFLELANYISDSLNDIGYHYCNGGIMACNPKWCQPLSKWKEYFSSWVLSTETESLIEASTFLDFRAIQGHSQLSNDLKQYVLSLAKSNNDFLVKLADMTANFKSPLNAFGNLVGNDLTSKVKTIDLKTILTPIIKYARINALKQGIEHTNTTERIKALNQAGKISKNFYKDIDLAYNYMMKLRLKNQSRLIQDGKAPLNTIEISELSVIEKSFLKSVFSLINNISSSITSEVKNVE, from the coding sequence TTGAAAAACAACCGGAGCTTCTATTTAGGCGTAGCATTACCCTCAGCATTGGCAATAGTTTTATTTATTGCTTCCATACATATTTTCTTTATTCCATTTTTTGAGAAAGCAATTATGGATGACAAAAAAGAAATGATTGCAGAACTAACTAATACAGCATGGAGCTTAATTAATGAATATGAGACTGAATATAAGAACAAAAGTTTAAGCCTAGCGGAGGCTAAGCAGTCAGCTAAAGATAGAGTCGCTCAAATTAGATATGGCTCTGATCAAAAGGATTATTTCTGGATTATCGATGAAGAACCAATAATGATCATGCATCCATACAGGCCTGAGCTCATTGGCTCTGAATTAAAGGATTATTACGATTCAAATGGTCATAAACTCTTTGTGGAAGCTGCCAATGTGGTAAAGAAGCAAGAGGAGGGCTTTATAGATTATATGTGGCAATGGAATGACGATTCCACCAAAGTTGTACCCAAATTATCCTGTGTGAAATCCTTTCAACCTTGGGGTTGGATAGTGGGAACGGGAATCTATCTTGAAGATGTGGAAGAAGAGCTTAATGAGTTGAGAGATTCGCTACTAATCATTTCATTATTCATTGCTTTCATTATCGCTATGATTCTGTTTTACGTGGTTCGACAAAGCTTAAGTATAGAAATGAAACGTCAAAAACTGACTGAAGAACTACACGAATCGAGACAAAAATATAAAACATTAGTGGAGGCTTCCAACGAAGGAACACTCATGTTTTTGAATGAATCCATCATATTTTCAAATGCTAAGTTTAGAGCCATTTGTGGTTTTGATGAAAAGGAAGTGAGTCGAAAAAAATTAGACGAGCTTTTTACCACCAATTGGGATAACATACATGCTAACTTCCTCAACAATACAAAGTCTTTTTCATTCGAATCTTCACTAATATGTTCAGGAAATAGCTTTAAAGAAGTAGTTTTATCTATTTCAAAAGTAGAATACGCAAAAACCTATGGCTATATCATAACTAGCAAAGAAGTATCAAAAAAAGAATTGGTAGAGCGTGAACACGATAAATTCTCTGGAGAGGTAAAAACATCGCTCTTGTTAATGAAACAGGCCATAAAACCTCTCATTCAATCCATTGCATCCTGCACTGCTGATACCACAATTCAAATGGCAGCCAACAAAATGGGACGTTTGAATAAAAATTTTCTCCTTATAAAGCAGAACCATAATATATTGGGTATTGTAAGTAGTCAAGATATTTCCATAAAATCTGTGGCTAAAGGTTGTGAGCTTAATAAGCCCATTACTAGTATAATGACGGCTCCTTTGACTACTATCTCCGAAACGGCAAGTTTACATGAAGCGCTATTGATGTTTACTTCCCAAAAGGTTTCCCACTTGGTTACTACTGATATAGAGAATGCCATCTCAGGAGTTATTTCCTACGATAGAATAATCTCTATTCAACACAATACATTGTCATACTTACTCTTTGAAATAGAAAATACAAATACAGTTGATGAATTGCGAAAAATTCATAATAAAGTACCTACTCTTATTCAGGCACTTGCAGAAAGTAATGACCATATCTATGATACCGTTGCTTTTGCTTCTTCTATTTCTGATAGAATCACACAGAAGCTAATAGATTTCGCCATTGAAACTTATGGCCCTGCTCCTTGTAAATTTGTTTTTATAGCCGTGGGAAGTGAAGGTAGAAAAGAACAAACCCTCCTCACCGATCAGGACAATGGATTGATTTATGAGGATGGCAACGACAATGAAAAAACACAAGAATATTTTCTAGAATTAGCCAATTATATTTCTGATTCCTTGAACGATATAGGATATCATTATTGTAACGGAGGTATAATGGCTTGTAATCCAAAATGGTGTCAACCCCTCTCAAAATGGAAAGAATATTTCTCATCTTGGGTTTTGAGCACCGAAACCGAAAGTCTGATTGAAGCCAGTACATTTTTAGATTTTAGAGCTATACAAGGTCATAGCCAACTTAGTAATGATTTGAAACAATATGTGCTATCACTTGCTAAGTCTAATAACGATTTCTTGGTCAAGCTAGCAGATATGACAGCTAATTTCAAATCCCCCCTCAATGCATTTGGGAACCTGGTGGGCAATGATCTTACTTCTAAAGTCAAAACCATAGACTTAAAAACCATATTAACACCAATTATAAAATACGCTAGAATAAATGCGCTTAAGCAAGGTATAGAGCATACAAATACTACTGAGAGAATTAAAGCTTTAAACCAAGCAGGTAAAATATCAAAGAACTTTTACAAGGACATAGATTTGGCCTATAACTATATGATGAAGCTAAGGCTTAAAAACCAGTCTAGATTAATCCAAGATGGAAAGGCTCCTCTAAATACCATTGAAATATCTGAGCTTTCAGTTATCGAAAAGAGTTTCTTGAAGAGTGTTTTTAGTTTGATTAATAATATTTCTAGTAGTATTACTAGTGAAGTTAAGAATGTGGAATAG
- a CDS encoding PAS domain-containing sensor histidine kinase codes for MKDQEKTKEQLVSELAELRKEYNSLKKSSETQKQKDKILLHTIINNLPSSVFVKDKEFRKTLANKAHLSRMCAHLKSLGLDPRIDIIGKTDFEVTPLELSEEYFADDKKVIQFGESILNKEESGYNPNGEPINQIVTKVPLLDYIGEIIGMIGITTDITELRLAGEEIKIKNKQLIKSNAEKDKFFSIIAHDLRSPFNSILGFCEMIIEEVEAKNLDKVEEYANIILKSASRAVDLLMNLMYWAQSQTGGIKFNPINIVISDLFEEVLVLFEDIARQKNIIIDKDLPDNLIVSVDKAMIATVLRNLISNAIKFTHSGGKIVISTELVENMLLISVRDNGVGIPKEVIDKLFKTDESHSTLGTKNEKGTGLGLVLCKEFAENHHGKIWAESELGKGSVFKFSLPLAVY; via the coding sequence ATGAAAGACCAAGAAAAAACTAAAGAACAGCTTGTCTCAGAATTAGCTGAATTACGTAAAGAATACAATTCTTTGAAAAAATCTTCTGAAACCCAAAAGCAAAAAGATAAGATACTACTCCACACCATCATCAACAATCTGCCTTCTTCTGTTTTTGTAAAAGACAAAGAGTTCCGTAAAACTTTAGCAAACAAAGCACATTTATCCCGTATGTGTGCTCATTTAAAAAGCCTAGGATTAGATCCTCGAATAGACATTATAGGGAAAACTGATTTTGAGGTAACTCCTTTGGAACTATCAGAAGAATATTTTGCAGACGATAAAAAAGTCATACAATTTGGCGAATCCATACTCAATAAAGAGGAATCGGGTTACAACCCAAATGGTGAGCCTATTAATCAGATTGTAACCAAAGTTCCCTTATTGGATTATATAGGTGAGATTATTGGCATGATTGGTATAACAACAGATATTACTGAATTACGTTTGGCAGGTGAAGAGATAAAAATTAAGAATAAGCAACTCATAAAATCAAATGCTGAAAAAGATAAGTTCTTTTCAATAATAGCTCATGACTTACGAAGCCCTTTCAATTCAATTTTAGGTTTTTGTGAAATGATTATTGAAGAAGTAGAAGCAAAGAATCTAGACAAAGTTGAAGAGTATGCAAATATTATTCTTAAATCTGCGTCACGAGCCGTTGACCTACTGATGAACTTAATGTATTGGGCACAATCACAAACTGGCGGAATTAAATTTAATCCAATAAACATAGTAATAAGCGATTTGTTTGAGGAAGTCTTAGTCTTATTTGAAGATATTGCTCGACAAAAAAACATTATAATTGATAAGGATTTGCCTGATAACCTCATAGTATCTGTAGATAAAGCAATGATAGCTACTGTATTAAGGAACTTGATTTCGAATGCTATTAAGTTTACACATTCTGGTGGGAAAATTGTTATCTCAACTGAATTAGTAGAAAATATGCTGCTTATCTCAGTAAGAGATAATGGTGTTGGAATACCTAAAGAAGTGATAGATAAACTATTTAAAACCGACGAAAGCCATTCAACGCTAGGGACAAAAAACGAGAAAGGAACGGGACTTGGATTAGTTCTCTGTAAAGAATTTGCAGAAAATCATCATGGGAAAATTTGGGCTGAAAGTGAATTGGGTAAAGGGAGTGTTTTTAAATTTAGTTTACCTTTAGCTGTTTATTGA
- a CDS encoding NYN domain-containing protein, which produces MRDNTDLNLAVLIDADNIPYSNIKGMLDEITKFGIPSIKRIYVDWIKPTVSG; this is translated from the coding sequence ATGAGAGATAATACAGATTTGAATCTAGCTGTTTTAATAGATGCTGATAATATTCCATATAGTAATATTAAAGGTATGCTTGATGAAATTACAAAGTTTGGTATTCCTTCAATAAAGAGAATTTATGTTGACTGGATAAAACCAACGGTATCAGGGTAA
- a CDS encoding NYN domain-containing protein → MQQYSYTSGKNATDSAMIIDAMDILHREKIDGFCIVSSDSDFTR, encoded by the coding sequence ATTCAACAATACAGTTATACATCGGGTAAAAATGCAACTGATTCTGCAATGATTATTGATGCTATGGATATTCTTCACCGTGAAAAGATAGATGGCTTCTGTATTGTTTCAAGCGACAGTGACTTTACAAGATAG
- a CDS encoding OST-HTH/LOTUS domain-containing protein, which produces MAVDTDLAFLARVGGLLNKKKSDFDPRNYGFVKLTPMIKSLDSVFEIEERDVDHKSIKHVYVRIKK; this is translated from the coding sequence TTGGCTGTTGATACAGATTTGGCTTTTTTGGCAAGAGTAGGTGGTTTATTGAATAAAAAGAAATCTGATTTTGATCCTAGAAATTATGGTTTTGTAAAACTAACTCCTATGATTAAATCTTTGGATTCTGTGTTTGAAATAGAAGAAAGAGATGTGGACCATAAATCAATAAAGCATGTTTATGTAAGAATTAAAAAATAA
- a CDS encoding NAD-dependent epimerase/dehydratase family protein encodes MENILVIGAAGQIGSELVIALRKKFGSENVFATDIKEPPTDVLEGGPFQIMDVMDSNRLIHFVIRHKITQIYHLAAVLSGNAEKIPLQAWDINMRSLMNILELAKEVPEVKRVFWPSSIAIFGPSTPRQNTPQYTITEPNTVYGISKLAGERWVEYYHQKYGLDIRSIRYPGLISYKTEAGGGTTDYAVEIFYEAIREGKYESFLSEDTSLPMMFMDDAIQATIDLMDADIEDLSIHSSYNVAGMSFNPKQLAEEIKEHIPEFKISYKPDFRQAIADSWPACIDDSVAKKDWGLNYKYDIKCLTKVMLDGIKEKLS; translated from the coding sequence ATGGAAAATATATTGGTTATTGGAGCTGCTGGACAGATTGGTTCTGAACTCGTTATTGCATTGAGAAAGAAATTCGGTAGTGAAAATGTATTTGCTACAGATATCAAAGAGCCACCAACAGATGTTTTAGAGGGCGGTCCTTTTCAAATTATGGATGTAATGGACAGTAATCGTTTGATTCATTTTGTTATTCGTCATAAGATTACTCAGATTTATCATTTGGCTGCTGTATTATCTGGAAATGCAGAAAAGATTCCATTACAAGCTTGGGATATCAACATGAGATCTTTGATGAATATTTTAGAATTAGCTAAAGAAGTACCTGAGGTAAAGAGAGTATTCTGGCCTAGCTCTATTGCTATTTTCGGCCCCTCTACTCCTCGTCAAAACACACCTCAATATACCATCACAGAACCCAACACCGTTTATGGAATTAGTAAGTTAGCTGGTGAGAGATGGGTGGAATATTACCACCAAAAATATGGTTTAGATATCAGAAGTATCCGTTACCCTGGTCTAATTTCTTATAAAACAGAAGCAGGAGGAGGCACTACTGATTATGCAGTAGAAATTTTCTACGAAGCCATTCGTGAAGGGAAATATGAGTCTTTCTTATCTGAAGATACCAGTCTACCCATGATGTTTATGGATGATGCCATTCAGGCTACTATCGATTTAATGGATGCTGATATTGAAGACCTTTCTATCCATTCTAGTTATAATGTGGCAGGAATGAGCTTTAACCCTAAACAATTGGCAGAAGAAATCAAGGAACACATTCCAGAGTTCAAGATTTCATACAAACCTGATTTTCGTCAAGCCATTGCCGATAGCTGGCCAGCATGTATCGACGACAGTGTGGCTAAAAAAGATTGGGGATTAAATTATAAGTACGATATCAAATGCCTAACTAAGGTGATGTTAGATGGAATAAAGGAAAAACTTTCCTAG
- a CDS encoding sodium/sugar symporter has translation MNPNFTLLDYSIFALYAILILGVGIWVSRGKKGVKKTAEDYFLASKSLPWWAIGASLIAANISAEQMIGMSGSGMAVGLAIASYEWMAALTLIIVGKYFLPIFIEKGLYTIPEFIEKRFSTQLKTILAVFWIALFIFVNLTSVLFLGGKALDTIMGSGDGSLIMPAIIGLALFAAAYSLYGGLAAVAWTDVIQVTLLVAGGLITSMIALDYVTPQGGIVNGLNHIYDTAGDKFHMILKKENPEFMNLPGIGVLVGGLWVANLYYWGFNQYIIQRTLAAKSLKESQRGIIFAAFLKMIIPLIVVIPGIIAYVMFYQPEGTAIVDGVQDAFSKAGGGVNYDKSYPWLIASFIPTGIKGLVVAALAAAIVSSLASMVNSTSTIFTMDIYRPYLAKKDGKDHDVQVGRISGAIALVIAIFVAPLLGNIDQAFQYIQEYTGLVSPGVLAVFLLGLFYKKTNNKGAIVGILVSIPIALMLKTPSLELPWMDQMFYTFLMTLVIIVGVSLTTNPYDDDPKAIKFTNKIFKTDSIFNIAAYAILIMLVVLYVLFW, from the coding sequence ATGAACCCCAACTTTACATTACTTGATTATTCCATATTTGCCCTATATGCCATCCTCATTCTTGGAGTTGGGATTTGGGTGTCTAGAGGAAAGAAAGGAGTTAAAAAAACAGCCGAGGATTATTTTTTAGCTAGCAAATCATTGCCTTGGTGGGCCATTGGAGCCTCTCTTATTGCGGCTAATATTTCTGCGGAACAAATGATAGGTATGTCGGGTTCCGGTATGGCTGTTGGTTTGGCTATTGCCTCTTATGAATGGATGGCAGCTTTAACATTAATCATAGTAGGTAAATATTTCCTTCCCATATTTATTGAAAAAGGATTGTATACCATTCCCGAGTTTATAGAAAAAAGGTTTTCTACTCAGCTTAAAACCATATTGGCGGTTTTCTGGATTGCCTTATTCATTTTTGTGAACCTAACCTCTGTGCTATTCCTCGGAGGAAAGGCATTAGATACCATTATGGGCTCAGGAGATGGCTCCTTAATTATGCCAGCCATTATTGGATTGGCCCTTTTTGCTGCTGCTTATTCCCTATATGGGGGCTTGGCAGCTGTTGCCTGGACCGATGTTATTCAAGTAACCTTGCTTGTAGCTGGAGGACTAATCACTTCTATGATTGCTCTGGATTATGTGACTCCCCAGGGAGGAATCGTCAATGGATTAAATCATATTTACGACACGGCAGGCGATAAATTTCATATGATATTGAAAAAGGAAAACCCGGAATTCATGAACCTTCCTGGTATTGGAGTTTTGGTAGGTGGACTATGGGTGGCTAATCTTTATTATTGGGGTTTCAACCAATATATCATTCAAAGAACTTTAGCTGCAAAAAGCTTAAAAGAATCTCAACGAGGTATCATCTTCGCTGCATTTTTAAAAATGATCATTCCTTTAATCGTAGTTATTCCTGGTATCATAGCTTATGTGATGTTTTACCAACCCGAAGGAACTGCAATTGTTGATGGTGTTCAAGATGCATTTAGCAAAGCTGGAGGAGGAGTAAATTACGACAAATCCTATCCTTGGTTAATAGCCAGCTTTATTCCAACCGGAATCAAAGGTTTAGTGGTAGCAGCATTAGCAGCAGCCATTGTTTCTTCTTTAGCGTCTATGGTGAACTCTACTTCTACTATTTTCACCATGGATATCTACAGACCTTATTTAGCCAAGAAAGATGGTAAAGATCATGATGTACAAGTGGGAAGAATAAGTGGTGCCATAGCTTTAGTTATTGCTATTTTTGTTGCTCCTCTACTTGGAAACATCGATCAAGCCTTCCAATATATCCAAGAGTATACGGGTTTAGTGAGTCCTGGAGTATTAGCAGTTTTTCTTTTAGGCCTTTTCTATAAAAAGACAAATAATAAAGGAGCAATTGTTGGTATTTTAGTATCTATTCCAATTGCATTAATGCTAAAAACACCCTCACTGGAATTACCGTGGATGGATCAAATGTTCTATACTTTCCTCATGACCTTAGTTATTATTGTTGGAGTAAGTTTAACTACTAATCCTTATGACGACGATCCTAAAGCCATCAAATTCACCAATAAAATATTCAAAACTGACAGCATTTTCAATATAGCTGCCTATGCCATTCTAATTATGTTGGTGGTGCTTTATGTTTTGTTTTGGTAG
- a CDS encoding AraC family transcriptional regulator, producing the protein MENSDIKYIHCGDLEIAAGCETDISKETTAYLPSSYLVFVEQGQLHIRIDQQFYIISAGEYALVRKYTEATVYKSYKKEEGAAKTYFFALTNDFIRKIIRNIHIPNHLEPIAERIVPLESNSLLSGLMKSIKDYVDTGDDLDPELVKLKTKEALLAIIKSNAKYAAIFREYSMAERADIVQFMNYNYLENLPLETLAIQTGRSLSTFNREFKMVFNETPHRWIMKKRLNYARNRLLQGEQKPSEVYLEAGFEDLAHFSRAFKKQFGMPPSRIQALA; encoded by the coding sequence ATGGAAAATTCTGATATTAAATATATTCATTGTGGAGACTTGGAAATTGCTGCGGGATGCGAAACTGATATTTCAAAAGAGACCACTGCCTACTTACCCTCCTCCTATTTGGTGTTTGTGGAGCAAGGTCAATTGCATATTAGGATAGACCAACAGTTTTATATTATTTCAGCTGGAGAATATGCATTGGTTAGAAAATATACGGAAGCCACTGTATATAAGTCCTATAAAAAAGAAGAGGGTGCAGCCAAAACCTATTTCTTCGCACTTACCAATGACTTTATCAGAAAAATCATCAGGAATATCCACATCCCCAATCATCTCGAACCCATTGCCGAAAGAATTGTTCCTCTAGAATCTAATTCCTTATTATCGGGTTTAATGAAATCTATTAAAGATTATGTAGATACTGGTGATGATTTAGATCCTGAATTAGTGAAACTTAAAACCAAAGAAGCGCTATTGGCCATCATTAAATCTAATGCTAAATATGCAGCTATCTTTAGAGAATACTCCATGGCGGAAAGAGCTGATATTGTTCAGTTCATGAATTATAATTATCTAGAGAATCTACCCTTAGAAACCTTAGCTATACAAACTGGCCGAAGCTTATCTACCTTTAACAGAGAGTTTAAAATGGTATTTAATGAAACTCCACATCGCTGGATTATGAAGAAAAGATTAAACTATGCCAGAAACAGATTGCTTCAAGGAGAACAAAAGCCTTCTGAAGTATATCTAGAAGCCGGTTTTGAAGATTTAGCCCATTTTAGCCGTGCCTTTAAGAAGCAATTTGGTATGCCTCCATCACGAATTCAAGCTTTAGCTTAA
- a CDS encoding NAD-dependent epimerase/dehydratase family protein: MKTIDKTKPIMVTGATGYVAGWIIKKLLEDGITVHAAVRNPDNKEKLKYLNQLAEKTSGKIKYFKADLLQNASYEEAMKDCELVYHTASPFINSVKDPQRDLIDPALLGTRNVLDSVNKTESVKRVVLTSSCAAVIGDTIDLLDLPGGIADEENWNTTSNLKHQAYSYSKTLAEKEAWKMNEEQGRWDLVVINPTLVLGPGINPISTSESFNLIKQMGDGSMKMGAPGLDIGVVDVRNVADAHINAGFLPKAKGRHIISNTHKTFLQLAEMLRPKYGDSYPLPKKELPKFLVWLVGPLQGIKRKMVSRNFGYQWLVDNSKSKKALGIKYIPIEKTMEDFFQQMIDNGVFNKK, from the coding sequence ATGAAAACTATAGATAAAACAAAACCTATCATGGTAACTGGAGCTACAGGATATGTGGCAGGCTGGATCATCAAGAAATTATTAGAAGATGGAATTACAGTACATGCTGCCGTTAGAAACCCTGATAATAAGGAAAAACTTAAATATCTTAATCAACTTGCTGAAAAAACATCAGGTAAGATAAAATACTTTAAAGCTGACCTTTTGCAAAATGCTTCTTATGAGGAGGCCATGAAAGATTGTGAACTCGTCTACCATACTGCTTCTCCTTTTATCAATTCGGTAAAAGATCCTCAAAGAGACTTAATAGATCCTGCGCTATTGGGAACTAGAAATGTATTGGACTCGGTGAACAAGACCGAAAGCGTGAAACGAGTGGTATTGACCAGTAGTTGTGCTGCCGTCATTGGAGATACCATAGACCTTTTAGATTTACCCGGAGGAATTGCAGACGAAGAAAACTGGAATACCACCTCTAACCTCAAACACCAAGCCTATAGCTACTCTAAAACCTTAGCTGAGAAAGAAGCTTGGAAAATGAATGAAGAACAAGGACGATGGGATTTAGTAGTCATCAACCCAACTTTAGTTTTGGGCCCTGGCATCAATCCAATCTCTACATCAGAAAGCTTTAACCTGATTAAACAAATGGGTGACGGAAGCATGAAAATGGGTGCTCCAGGATTAGATATTGGAGTGGTAGATGTTAGAAATGTGGCAGATGCCCATATCAATGCGGGGTTTCTACCTAAAGCCAAAGGGCGTCATATTATTTCCAATACACATAAAACATTTTTACAATTGGCAGAAATGCTAAGGCCTAAATATGGCGATTCTTATCCGCTACCGAAAAAAGAATTACCTAAATTCTTGGTTTGGTTAGTAGGTCCTCTTCAGGGTATTAAACGCAAGATGGTCAGTAGAAACTTTGGCTACCAATGGCTGGTTGACAATAGCAAGAGCAAAAAAGCATTGGGCATTAAATATATTCCCATCGAAAAAACAATGGAAGATTTCTTTCAGCAGATGATTGACAATGGTGTTTTCAATAAGAAATAA
- a CDS encoding oxidoreductase — protein sequence MNFNPTNIPSQKGKVAIVTGANIGLGYETTIALANKHMHVIMACRNIQKAQKAKETIMKILPTASLEIMILDLNSLKSVRDFASAFTKNHQQLDLLINNAGIMIPPFAKTEEGFESQMGVNYFAHFLLTGLLLPILEKTKGSRVISLSSIAHKSAKINFENLNSEKSYSKIEAYGQSKLACLMFSYELDRRLKAKGSHVKSIAAHPGVSDTDLGRHVSKWLYSLLLPVIRLMSHRPEDAALPTQFAALAEDLKGGEYIGPTGFSEMKGKPGIAKSTPLSHDTQIAKQLWEVSEKLTNIKYL from the coding sequence ATGAACTTTAACCCAACAAATATACCCTCACAAAAAGGGAAAGTAGCCATAGTTACAGGCGCAAACATAGGTTTGGGCTATGAAACCACTATAGCTCTAGCCAATAAGCATATGCATGTGATTATGGCTTGCCGAAATATTCAAAAAGCACAAAAAGCCAAAGAAACCATCATGAAGATTCTCCCAACGGCTAGTTTGGAGATCATGATATTGGATTTAAACAGCCTGAAATCTGTTAGAGATTTTGCAAGCGCATTCACCAAGAACCATCAACAATTAGATCTTCTGATTAATAATGCTGGAATTATGATTCCTCCATTTGCCAAAACGGAGGAAGGCTTCGAAAGTCAGATGGGTGTGAACTATTTTGCACACTTTCTTTTAACAGGGTTATTACTCCCTATATTAGAGAAAACAAAAGGTTCACGAGTGATTTCATTGAGTAGTATAGCCCATAAAAGCGCTAAAATCAATTTCGAAAATTTAAACAGCGAAAAGAGCTATTCAAAGATTGAAGCCTACGGTCAAAGCAAATTAGCTTGCCTGATGTTTTCCTACGAATTAGACAGACGATTGAAGGCAAAAGGAAGTCATGTGAAATCTATTGCTGCTCATCCTGGCGTTTCTGATACTGATTTAGGAAGACATGTTTCAAAATGGCTTTATAGCCTATTGCTACCTGTTATAAGATTGATGTCGCATCGGCCAGAAGACGCAGCCCTTCCTACTCAATTTGCAGCTTTAGCAGAAGATTTAAAAGGTGGAGAATATATTGGTCCTACAGGATTCAGCGAAATGAAAGGCAAGCCTGGAATTGCTAAATCAACTCCTTTATCTCATGATACTCAAATTGCCAAGCAATTATGGGAAGTATCGGAGAAACTCACCAATATTAAGTATTTATAA